The DNA window tttgtctttctgtcagcctatcagttttttccatggggactttctctggtgatTGTActtttattttctcccctgtactggcattttcatctagcagttctactatcATCTCTCCTGCTGTTTCTGGAGTATATACTGTTCTTTATTCTGGTGTTACAGTGGccttcttttcacaatttttctggacttcttctagttctatctctgtaaacactttattccatatGATGAATCGCCTTtcatctgccagtctttgctcagtgatatttgaatctgggtagtgttgtttccacagttcgtaCATCTGCTTCAAGTattctcttttttctggctctgaattGTAGTAACAAaccatgatggcacgattttcttgcgcactatacttctttcttttggatggttggtccacttgttgcccacttgtcgacgcatgttcagggaccccagcatgcggCGTGGTCCTTGTTAACCCACGTGACAACTGATgtggtatggaataatttttcatttgtatcaccatattgtatgggttggtggacactcttagtctggtttctcagttgttGTGAGCTCTagcttgggagccccttctggtagtacacaacaacaacaaaaacaacaacaataatgaagatgatgatgatgatgatgatgatgatgatgatgatgatgatgatgatgatgatgatgatgatgatgatgttaaatCACTGTGCAAAGgggaaacattttcaagaatCTGTGAAGGGGTGTACTTTATGTTACTCTTGCCACAATGACTGCATTTCCATCTCACCCTTATCTGTATTCATGGGTGGACTTAGTAATGTGGTATTGCTGGGATAGCCCCAGAAACACATCCTAGGAATCCTGTCCCTATGGCAAGTGTAATGTCTAGACCAGCTCTGAGTTTCATACTTGGAAGTGGAGTGGAGCCAGAACTGTTTCATTCACCTTCATCAAAGCAAATGTATTTCTCCTCCTGTTTAAATAAATGACATCTCCACATCGTAAGCAGCCAGCCAAGTGACTCAAGGAAGCTTTGCATGGGTGCCTTGGAGCCTGTTAGTCAAAGGTCTGGTTTTTTGCTTGGCTTTTTTTGGACCATGCTCAGGATCATGGCAcctcttttaaaaactgtatcaTTGTTCCCTAAACCtctccatatatttatttattgacaataTTTCTATCCCTCCTTATCTTCCTGGACTCAAATTCTTCTCTTCATGCTTAGCAACTGCTGCTAAGTAGCCTGTGGAGCACAGCTGGAGAAGAAGAGACTGTCTATCACTGCATTGGAGGGATGTTGGCAAGCAGCTGTTAGTTTCTGTTAAGTAACATGCTTTCCAGATGTTTGTATTGGCTCTAGTCTAGCGCAGCTGTTAAACTGGGCATACCTTTCTCTTCTCAGCAGGGAGGAGTTCTTCATATTTACTACTCATACCTCCTAATATggttggaaaggggaagggagtgttattctctgctctgctgtagGCTTCAAAGTCACTCTGCACATCATGCCAAACGAAGTGGAAGATTGTGAGATTTCTGGACTGTAGCCTGGGATGCTAGTTTACTATATCCTGGACTATCAATTTTTATATATTCCCCTCTATAAAAAACTTCCTGGATGCTGTAGGCTAGAACATGCAGAAGCAGACTATGATAAACATTTTTTGTTGAAATGCTGTAATATTATACTCAGAAAGTGGGCACATAGTGGGcacattaaaaaatgaaaggcTCTCTACTTGCACTACAGCTTGGAATGGTCATTCTAGAATTTTTCTACTTCATTCTGCATCATGTATACATCAGTtgtaagttttatttaaaaatagtgCCTCAGTATTAGTGACTTTAAATGTGTATATGCTTATAAGTGTTCACATATGGTAGTACAGTCCTAGGCAAGTATCTTCTGCTCTTGGTGCCTCAGTGATTCAGTGGTAAAATAAGACAACGCAATGCTTAGAATACTTTCAGCTTCCACTGATGCCGCATTCTGATTTGCAATCAGATTTGTCTTTAGTTGGAAATTGCAAAGGAAGCTGAAAGAATTCAGAGCTCAGAATCCCCTTTTTCAGTCAGTAGAAAACATTAAGATGGAtccctgtggctgctgctccctctTCCTGGAGGTCTCAGTATAAGTTACAATGTAAATGTGTGATTGGGatagctgtaaaaaaaagtgcaAATAATTTATGGCTAAAGCTTGGACTATTTGGATTCATGACCTCTATTTATTTTTCCTTGTTATGGGGACTGGTTGCTTGCCTTGGAAAATGCACCAAACTGACCAGATTGCTATGCATGCCAGATAACTCTGACTGATTTTCAACAGGCATTGCTCACCCCTGGCTTTGGAAAATATGAAAAGCCCATCTTCATGGTAATGACATCTTTACTTGTCTTGATTTCAGAGCTGGGATTCAGAGCTGGAAGCTTTTGCCAAAGACTACGCAACAAAATGCATCTGGGAACACAATAAGGAGCGCGGCTGGCGAGGCGAGAACCTCTTTACCATGAGTGGTGACTTGACTGTGAAGACAGCAGTGGAAAACTGGTACAATGAGTACCAATATTATAATATGACCACGTTAatatgcgcagaaggggagatgTGTGGCCATTATACCCAGGTATCTGACTATGTCCCATGCTTATAGAAGATTACCAGTCAACAAATGAGAAATAGCATTAGCTGTACAAAATGAATAAACACCATGGCGATAGGCTCCATTGTCTTGAATAATGGAAATGGCATTCTACAGCTAAGTGTTAGAAGCCATTTGTTCTCTTGTTTTGACCTCCTAAAGTTCTGGTTTCAGTCTTCAGTCATGATGAAGATTTCAGCAAAATGTCATCCCCCTACCTTTGTCTCAAAAGAAATACTTATGGGTGCTCCCAAAcaatgtaaaaaatatttttctggccAGTATTAAGCTAATAATATCTCTATTTGGCACTAATTATCTAGTCCCTATGTAATGGACTAGTTCAGAGAATTTCACCTACCCAGTGTGGTAAAATGTGGAGCTTATTTAGCAGGCACAGTAGCTGACAACTTCAAGTTAATTCATTTATTCCTTCTCATATATAGGCTTTAGTCTATTGTGCCAACAGCTGGCATTTAAATGAACAGTGGTTTGATAGCTGACTATCAGAGGCCATTTATTTTCATGTGGTCTCCTTCATTTTGAGtgttcattccctttgggtttgatttttgGTTTTCCTCTCATTGGCAGCCCTCAGCttagagaatccccatggtttcctaAACCTCTCCCTTTTAAGGGAAACCGAAGGAGACCATGATGCAGCAAACTTTCCTCAGGTTTTCgtgctcctccctgcctccccacacccACACTATAGTAGTTCCTCCCACTTTTTGGGTCACCATTTTAAGACAAAAGGGCTTTTACAAAATCTTCACAGTAAAGGCCTATCACTGGAATGGGgaaacccagtgaaattgacaaggctgggttTGTTAACAAAACTCTTTCTGACTTTCTTCATAACTCCGCCCTCCTCCAGCCACCACcatcttctttcttccctcccctccctggcttcctgcAAGATAAATTTTTATTGCTCAGCATGACAGACTCTTTTTTTTCTAATTGGCACCTAGTTTAATTGAGGCAGGTCTGCAAACAagtgctagaccaaagacagcagcaacaaaaaaggtggcaggtaaccttcccaaatggaggctgcatggaaacaacaaggaagcaggtGGGTGGACAAAATGGCACGTTGGCTCAGATAGGTATACTTTGCAGGAGGGTAACctgtgtaaataaaacaaattgggGAACAAAaatggtgtaaacaggaaaaTCCCTCTGTGAAGTTAAATTGGAGAATTGACTGCTTTTCTGCTGCCAGGTACGTAGTACATGCATTGATGTCCTGTAAGAAATAAGAACCCCTCCCTTTATTTTCAGTCAGTAAGAAGGTAGGAGAAAACTTACTGGAACTTTACTCATTAGATAAATTCTTAGCTGAGCAGGCACTCCCTCTTTCTCTGTTATACTTCAGTAAATATAAGCTGAAATATGCTTTTCATGATGCAGGGACCAAGTGACTCAAGTGAGCACAGAGAAAATTAAATGGATTTAAACACACTTCCTCTAATTCTAAAGTTTATCTCTGTGATGTTAAAGGGCAGACAGAAATATCTGAATGGTTTCAGATTTGATATCTGGCTCAGTCCatttcagattttcttttttctccatttggttGGTTGCCTCTTTTCAGACCACatgcttgtgtgtgttttgggcAGTGACTTGAGTATAACTGATCTCTGAGAATGACTTTCTCCAATGCTTTTCTAAGGATGGCTACTCCCTTCTTAAAGGGGGATCACTTTCTTACTACAACTCCCCCTCAGTCAAAATGCACCATGGCAGGGAAAACAGAGCTTAGGATCATTTGGCCTTCATTGCCTACATGACTAGGCCAAAGTGCAGTCTTTCTCCTGTCTTCTTGGGTTGCATTAATTAATTGTCCTCTTGCCAGTTTTATGGCTTTTTTCTTCATCttggaaagcagaagaaatggtgggaggggtggtatgggaaggaagaagtgaACTAGTTGTTTCTTTTAACCAGATTATTTATCAAAGGTGTTTGAACATCCCTGAACATTCACAGAGTGTGAACCCAAAGTTCACAAAATAAAGCAGAGAATTTTTGCACTGTTATTTGGATGAAGTGCCATTTCATCACACTTacccctttcctgcttccaccGCTGCTGCTGATCTGAAAAGAATGGGGAGTTCCttagtcttaaaaaaaaaagataacagtGTGTGCACCAATGCAGACATGCACAGTTCATATGCTGACAGATGTCTACATTTTTGGTCTTCTTTGAAATTGTCATGATTTGATAGTTTAGCTACCATTTCCACCTCTTTTCCAAAATCTGGCTTTTATTTATAAATCTGTTCTTAGAGCGGTGGTtgtcaacctgtgggtcatgacccctttgggggtcgaacgaccctttcacaggggtcgcctatgaccatcggaaaacacatatttcgatggtcttaggaaccgagacacaaataattttatggttgggggtcaccacaacatgaggaactctattaaagggtcgcggcattaggaaagttgagaaccactgtcttagaggtTATCAAGCTGTGATGTTTGCTGCAATGAAAAACTGGAAATGGAATGGCAAGGTTATGGTGGGTCAACACAAAAATGTAACTTTGAATCTTAGAAATCTCATTTGGTTCCACCCAAAAGGCTGGGAAAGGAAAACTGGTCAGGGGTCCCCACAGTGTTGCCTTCTCTGGCAGTATGGAGTAGATTCAAAactttattggttgtggtggatttgcctggctgtgtggccatggtctggtggatcttgttcctaatgttttgcctgcatctgtggctggcatcttcagaggtgtatcacagagggaagtctgttacactggacttccctctgtgatccacctctgaagatgccagccacagatgcaggcaaaacattaggaacaagatccaccagaccatggccacacagccaggcaaatccaccacaaccagttgaatccagtcgtaaagcctttgaaaatacacaaaactttattgtttcagggtccTTCTCCGTTGGCTTCATTATTTTACAGTTTCTCAAGAATTACTGAGCAAGTAAATGGTTTTGATTCCAGAGTAAAGTCCAGTGTGGAGTTGTTTGCAAGCTTGGGTACCAATGGTAACATGATCTTTTCCTGCTTCTGTAGGTGGTCTGGGCAAGCAGCAACCGTGTTGGCTGTGCATCAGTGCTCTGTGAAACTCTGGAAGTTCTGAATGAGACTAACATGCATTTGGTGGTCTGCAACTATGAGCCCCCGTGAGTTTCTTTTACCAAGGGAGAGGGCTCTGGTATTCTAATCTTGAACAATCCTTTTCATAGAGGGTCAGGGTGATTTCTTTTTCCCCCACTGCTATAATAAGGTTGTGGCTGGGCTGGCTTTTACCCCAAAATGGAGGACAATCCTGATCAACCAGAATTAATGAAATGGGAATGTATTTATACAAACCTACATGTGCTAAGGACATATTAAGAAACTGTTA is part of the Sphaerodactylus townsendi isolate TG3544 linkage group LG04, MPM_Stown_v2.3, whole genome shotgun sequence genome and encodes:
- the LOC125431681 gene encoding peptidase inhibitor 16-like, which gives rise to MLSSGLRIPPLLLLLLLTAMELSWSLTEEDKKLMLDLHNQYRSKVFPPAADMLKMSWDSELEAFAKDYATKCIWEHNKERGWRGENLFTMSGDLTVKTAVENWYNEYQYYNMTTLICAEGEMCGHYTQVVWASSNRVGCASVLCETLEVLNETNMHLVVCNYEPP